One window from the genome of Pyrus communis chromosome 16, drPyrComm1.1, whole genome shotgun sequence encodes:
- the LOC137720084 gene encoding membrane steroid-binding protein 1-like: protein MALQLWETLKEAIVAYTGLSPTTFFTMLALLVAIYHVASGLFGSSDNHQRARSSEEEMQPLTPPVQLGEITEEELKQYDGSDSNKPLLMAIKGQIYDVSQSRMFYGPGGPYALFAGKDASRALAKMSFEDKDLTGDISGLGPFELEALQDWEYKFMSKYVKVGSIKSTAPATEGESTGETAKAVDQDAAKPAEDIPSDSPAVKSEETSSSAEAKQE, encoded by the exons TCTCCGACGACCTTCTTCACTATGCTAGCTCTCCTTGTGGCCATCTATCATGTGGCGTCGGGGTTGTTTGGGTCGTCCGACAACCACCAGCGGGCTAGGAGCTCGGAGGAGGAGATGCAGCCTCTGACGCCTCCCGTCCAGCTCGGCGAGATCACCGAAGAAGAATTGAAGCAGTACGACGGCTCTGATTCCAACAAGCCTCTGCTCATGGCTATCAAGGGTCAGATCTATGACGTGTCCCAGAGCAG GATGTTTTATGGACCTGGTGGGCCTTATGCACTGTTCGCAGGGAAAGATGCTAGCAGAGCTCTTGCAAAAATGTCGTTTGAAGACAAAGATCTGACTGGTGATATCTCTGGTCTTGGTCCATTCGAACTCGAGGCCTTGCAGGACTGGGAATACAAGTTCATGAGCAAGTATGTCAAGGTCGGATCTATTAAGAGCACCGCTCCTGCAACTGAAGGAGAATCCACTGGTGAAACTGCTAAAGCCGTCGATCAAGATGCTGCTAAGCCTGCTGAAGATATTCCATCTGATAGTCCAGCTGTTAAATCCGAGGAAACGTCATCTAGTGCTGAAGCTAAGCAAGAGTAA
- the LOC137720930 gene encoding uncharacterized protein, with amino-acid sequence MFSLFYGLWKYMFSKTEFHVLILGIDKAGKTTLLEKLKSMYSNLEGLPPDRIVPTVGLNIGRIEASNTKLVFWDLGGQPGLRSIWEKYYEEAHAVVYVIDATCPSRFEDSKSALEKVLRHEDLQGAPLLILANKQDVADSVSAEELARYLDLKKLDERVFMFEAVSAYDGMGIKESVEWLVEVMERSKRTETLRARAGPASA; translated from the exons ATGTTTTCGTTGTTTTACGGACTATGGAAATATATGTTCAGTAAGACGGAGTTTCATGTGCTCATTCTTGGAATCGACAAGGCTGGGAAGACG ACTTTGCTCGAGAAGTTGAAGTCAATGTACTCAAACTTGGAGGGTCTCCCTCCTGATCGAATTGTTCCAACTGTGGGACTAAATATTGGTCGTATTGAAGCATCAAATACCAAACTTGTGTTCTGGGACCTAGGGGGTCAG CCTGGTCTTCGCTCAATCTGGGAGAAATATTATGAAGAAGCACATGCTGTGGTCTATGTAATTGATGCCACTTGTCCATCACGTTTTGAAGATTCAAAATCTGCATTAG AAAAAGTTCTTCGGCATGAGGATTTGCAAGGAGCTCCTCTATTGATTTTGGCCAACAAGCAG GATGTTGCTGATTCTGTATCAGCTGAGGAACTTGCTCGATATCTGGATCTTAAAAAGTTGGATGAAAGGGTTTTTATGTTTGAAGCCGTTTCAGCATACGATGG GATGGGGATTAAAGAAAGCGTGGAGTGGTTGGTGGAGGTAATGGAGAGAAGCAAGAGAACCGAAACACTGAGAGCCCGAGCAGGCCCGGCTTCTGCCTAG
- the LOC137720709 gene encoding methyl-CpG-binding domain-containing protein 13-like isoform X3, whose amino-acid sequence MTKKARKIRRDTHYIAPVSEKVFRSLRDVHRYLENEEPGRLNVEPSGSSDKELEDEKSSKQKLDNPSLNFNETTKDGEILNCSCNGEGPPLPEHTSDQSEVGTELGSLNPSEAKGSEQNEQDGDSTKSECISAPAGGDPPDNQCLESGMIKHERNRSGLCKSKNKKELILPRRASKRLAGVEVGPVPELKTSTRARRVATEQSGEGARHTTEGPSLPEHSSDQSEVGSLNPPESKGSEQKEQDCDSTKNECISVPAGGGLPDKQCLETGLIKHEGKKTHLDLCKSKNKVELIVPRRASMRLAGVEAGPVPEVKPSTSARRFAVKQSGEGVCHTTEGSSPGNLPSCAFQQPDYHEVEPEKHIQNVEQAINGDAKQRCASVFPLGSRSSPEEHAGKLETDYKAEEKPGLQPDLPLGDFFTDPCIAFAIETLTGIGFDNARSDGDHSSGGLTTPKDHHGDIDNKSSGKQEGGNLLIPEQWGKVGKDDDAGQNSGSPTELPFGGSWPDPCIEFAIKTLTGAIPLDYDPHIEEYFQQQLSSSKTQGTSDLTLKNVGLDNFCQTDDLCEQFCHAEVPVHKKQALSEPRHTRSGSLHSSSGSDVNQKGRQRH is encoded by the exons ATGACGAAAAAGGCTCGTAAGATTAGGAGAGATACG CATTATATTGCTCCTGTAAGTGAAAAAGTATTCCGCTCTCTCAGGGATGTGCATCGCTATCTTGAAAATGAGGAGCCAGGAAGGTTAAATGTCGAGCCGAGTGGCAGCAGTGATAAGGAATTGGAAGATGAAAAATCCTCT AAACAGAAATTAGACAACCCAAGTTTGAACTTCAACGAGACAACAAAGGATGGAGAGATACTTAATTGTTCATGTAACGGAGAAGGGCCGCCCCTTCCTGAACATACTTCTGATCAGA GTGAGGTGGGCACTGAATTAGGCAGCTTAAATCCTTCAGAAGCCAAAGGTTCGGAGCAAAATGAACAAGACGGTGATTCCACAAAAAGTGAATGTATTTCAGCTCCTGCTGGTGGAGACCCGCCAGATAACCAATGCCTGGAAAGTGGGATGATAAAACATGAAAGAAACCGTTCTGGCCTCTGCAAGtcaaagaacaagaaagagCTTATCTTGCCTCGCCGTGCTTCAAAGCGACTAGCTGGAGTTGAAGTTGGTCCAGTTCCAGAACTGAAAACAAGTACTCGAGCCCGTCGAGTTGCAACTGAACAGTCAGGGGAGGGAGCGCGCCATACAACCGAAGGCCCGTCCCTTCCTGAACACAGTTCTGATCAGA GTGAGGTGGGCAGCTTAAATCCTCCAGAATCCAAAGGTTCAGAGCAAAAAGAACAGGACTGTGATTCCACAAAAAATGAATGTATTTCAGTTCCTGCAGGTGGAGGCCTGCCAGATAAGCAATGCCTGGAAACTGGTCTGATAAAACATGAAGGGAAAAAGACCCATCTCGACCTTTGCAAATCAAAGAACAAGGTGGAGCTTATCGTTCCTCGCCGTGCTTCAATGAGACTGGCTGGAGTTGAAGCTGGTCCAGTTCCAGAAGTGAAACCAAGTACTTCAGCACGTCGATTTGCTGTTAAACAGTCAGGGGAGGGAGTATGCCATACAACTGAAGGTTCTTCCCCTGGTAATTTGCCTAGTTGTGCATTCCAGCAGCCTGATTATCATGAGGTTGAGCCAGAAAAGCATATTCAAAATGTGGAACAAGCAATTAATGGCGACGCTAAGCAAAGGTGTGCTTCTGTTTTCCCATTGGGGAGCCGAAGCAGCCCAGAAGAGCATGCAGGAAAACTTGAAACCGATTATAAGGCTGAAGAGAAGCCAGGACTTCAACCAGATTTACCTCTCGGGGATTTCTTCACAGATCCTTGCATTGCATTTGCAATAGAGACTCTCACTGGAATAGGTTTTGACAATGCCAGGAGCGATGGTGACCATTCTTCAGGAGGACTAACTACACCAAAAGATCATCATGGGGACATAGACAATAAGAGCAGTGGGAAGCAGGAAGGCGGCAACCTTTTGATTCCAGAACAATGGGGGAAAGTTGGAAAGGATGATGATGCTGGACAGAACTCAGGATCCCCTACTGAGTTGCCTTTTGGGGGTTCATGGCCCGATCCATGCATTGAATTTGCTATAAAAACTCTCACGGGTGCAATCCCATTAGACTACGATCCGCATATTGAGGAGTACTTTCAGCAGCAACTAAGCTCATCAAAAACTCAAGGAACTAGCGACTTGACCTTGAAAAATGTTGGTCTAGATAACTTCTGCCAAACGGATGATTTGTGCGAGCAGTTCTGTCATGCGGAGGTCCCTGTGCATAAGAAACAAGCGCTTTCTGAACCTCGACACACCAGGAGTGGAAGTTTACACAGTTCCAGTGGATCAGATGTAAACCAAAAGGGGAGGCAGAGACACTGA
- the LOC137720709 gene encoding methyl-CpG-binding domain-containing protein 13-like isoform X2 gives MADQNSEEWLPAGWTVEVKVRKNGRRDKYYYESSSGHRFSSRAEVSRYLSTSNTSHEDKQKIEETLKRPSDDVVVEKTVAEGLPPGWIKEIRMTKKARKIRRDTHYIAPVSEKVFRSLRDVHRYLENEEPGRLNVEPSGSSDKELEDEKSSKLDNPSLNFNETTKDGEILNCSCNGEGPPLPEHTSDQSEVGTELGSLNPSEAKGSEQNEQDGDSTKSECISAPAGGDPPDNQCLESGMIKHERNRSGLCKSKNKKELILPRRASKRLAGVEVGPVPELKTSTRARRVATEQSGEGARHTTEGPSLPEHSSDQSEVGSLNPPESKGSEQKEQDCDSTKNECISVPAGGGLPDKQCLETGLIKHEGKKTHLDLCKSKNKVELIVPRRASMRLAGVEAGPVPEVKPSTSARRFAVKQSGEGVCHTTEGSSPGNLPSCAFQQPDYHEVEPEKHIQNVEQAINGDAKQRCASVFPLGSRSSPEEHAGKLETDYKAEEKPGLQPDLPLGDFFTDPCIAFAIETLTGIGFDNARSDGDHSSGGLTTPKDHHGDIDNKSSGKQEGGNLLIPEQWGKVGKDDDAGQNSGSPTELPFGGSWPDPCIEFAIKTLTGAIPLDYDPHIEEYFQQQLSSSKTQGTSDLTLKNVGLDNFCQTDDLCEQFCHAEVPVHKKQALSEPRHTRSGSLHSSSGSDVNQKGRQRH, from the exons ATGGCGGACCAGAACTCTGAGGAATGGCTCCCAGCTGGATGGACGGTGGAGGTCAAAGTTAGAAAAAATGGCAGAAGAGACAAG TATTATTACGAATCCTCAAGTGGACATAGATTTAGTTCCAGGGCAGAGGTATCTCGCTATCTCAGCACCTCCAATACCAGTCATGAAGACAAACAGAAAATTGAGGAGACTCTCAAGCGACCTTCAGATGAT GTTGTAGTTGAGAAGACTGTAGCAGAAGGACTGCCTCCAGGATGGATCAAAGAAATCCGGATGACGAAAAAGGCTCGTAAGATTAGGAGAGATACG CATTATATTGCTCCTGTAAGTGAAAAAGTATTCCGCTCTCTCAGGGATGTGCATCGCTATCTTGAAAATGAGGAGCCAGGAAGGTTAAATGTCGAGCCGAGTGGCAGCAGTGATAAGGAATTGGAAGATGAAAAATCCTCT AAATTAGACAACCCAAGTTTGAACTTCAACGAGACAACAAAGGATGGAGAGATACTTAATTGTTCATGTAACGGAGAAGGGCCGCCCCTTCCTGAACATACTTCTGATCAGA GTGAGGTGGGCACTGAATTAGGCAGCTTAAATCCTTCAGAAGCCAAAGGTTCGGAGCAAAATGAACAAGACGGTGATTCCACAAAAAGTGAATGTATTTCAGCTCCTGCTGGTGGAGACCCGCCAGATAACCAATGCCTGGAAAGTGGGATGATAAAACATGAAAGAAACCGTTCTGGCCTCTGCAAGtcaaagaacaagaaagagCTTATCTTGCCTCGCCGTGCTTCAAAGCGACTAGCTGGAGTTGAAGTTGGTCCAGTTCCAGAACTGAAAACAAGTACTCGAGCCCGTCGAGTTGCAACTGAACAGTCAGGGGAGGGAGCGCGCCATACAACCGAAGGCCCGTCCCTTCCTGAACACAGTTCTGATCAGA GTGAGGTGGGCAGCTTAAATCCTCCAGAATCCAAAGGTTCAGAGCAAAAAGAACAGGACTGTGATTCCACAAAAAATGAATGTATTTCAGTTCCTGCAGGTGGAGGCCTGCCAGATAAGCAATGCCTGGAAACTGGTCTGATAAAACATGAAGGGAAAAAGACCCATCTCGACCTTTGCAAATCAAAGAACAAGGTGGAGCTTATCGTTCCTCGCCGTGCTTCAATGAGACTGGCTGGAGTTGAAGCTGGTCCAGTTCCAGAAGTGAAACCAAGTACTTCAGCACGTCGATTTGCTGTTAAACAGTCAGGGGAGGGAGTATGCCATACAACTGAAGGTTCTTCCCCTGGTAATTTGCCTAGTTGTGCATTCCAGCAGCCTGATTATCATGAGGTTGAGCCAGAAAAGCATATTCAAAATGTGGAACAAGCAATTAATGGCGACGCTAAGCAAAGGTGTGCTTCTGTTTTCCCATTGGGGAGCCGAAGCAGCCCAGAAGAGCATGCAGGAAAACTTGAAACCGATTATAAGGCTGAAGAGAAGCCAGGACTTCAACCAGATTTACCTCTCGGGGATTTCTTCACAGATCCTTGCATTGCATTTGCAATAGAGACTCTCACTGGAATAGGTTTTGACAATGCCAGGAGCGATGGTGACCATTCTTCAGGAGGACTAACTACACCAAAAGATCATCATGGGGACATAGACAATAAGAGCAGTGGGAAGCAGGAAGGCGGCAACCTTTTGATTCCAGAACAATGGGGGAAAGTTGGAAAGGATGATGATGCTGGACAGAACTCAGGATCCCCTACTGAGTTGCCTTTTGGGGGTTCATGGCCCGATCCATGCATTGAATTTGCTATAAAAACTCTCACGGGTGCAATCCCATTAGACTACGATCCGCATATTGAGGAGTACTTTCAGCAGCAACTAAGCTCATCAAAAACTCAAGGAACTAGCGACTTGACCTTGAAAAATGTTGGTCTAGATAACTTCTGCCAAACGGATGATTTGTGCGAGCAGTTCTGTCATGCGGAGGTCCCTGTGCATAAGAAACAAGCGCTTTCTGAACCTCGACACACCAGGAGTGGAAGTTTACACAGTTCCAGTGGATCAGATGTAAACCAAAAGGGGAGGCAGAGACACTGA
- the LOC137720709 gene encoding methyl-CpG-binding domain-containing protein 13-like isoform X4, with amino-acid sequence MSSRVAAVIRNWKMKNPLFSSMSLLIWIAAVTKKQKLDNPSLNFNETTKDGEILNCSCNGEGPPLPEHTSDQSEVGTELGSLNPSEAKGSEQNEQDGDSTKSECISAPAGGDPPDNQCLESGMIKHERNRSGLCKSKNKKELILPRRASKRLAGVEVGPVPELKTSTRARRVATEQSGEGARHTTEGPSLPEHSSDQSEVGSLNPPESKGSEQKEQDCDSTKNECISVPAGGGLPDKQCLETGLIKHEGKKTHLDLCKSKNKVELIVPRRASMRLAGVEAGPVPEVKPSTSARRFAVKQSGEGVCHTTEGSSPGNLPSCAFQQPDYHEVEPEKHIQNVEQAINGDAKQRCASVFPLGSRSSPEEHAGKLETDYKAEEKPGLQPDLPLGDFFTDPCIAFAIETLTGIGFDNARSDGDHSSGGLTTPKDHHGDIDNKSSGKQEGGNLLIPEQWGKVGKDDDAGQNSGSPTELPFGGSWPDPCIEFAIKTLTGAIPLDYDPHIEEYFQQQLSSSKTQGTSDLTLKNVGLDNFCQTDDLCEQFCHAEVPVHKKQALSEPRHTRSGSLHSSSGSDVNQKGRQRH; translated from the exons ATGTCGAGCCGAGTGGCAGCAGTGATAAGGAATTGGAAGATGAAAAATCCTCT ATTTTCATCGATGTCTTTGCTTATTTGGATTGCTGCTGTAACCAAGAAACAGAAATTAGACAACCCAAGTTTGAACTTCAACGAGACAACAAAGGATGGAGAGATACTTAATTGTTCATGTAACGGAGAAGGGCCGCCCCTTCCTGAACATACTTCTGATCAGA GTGAGGTGGGCACTGAATTAGGCAGCTTAAATCCTTCAGAAGCCAAAGGTTCGGAGCAAAATGAACAAGACGGTGATTCCACAAAAAGTGAATGTATTTCAGCTCCTGCTGGTGGAGACCCGCCAGATAACCAATGCCTGGAAAGTGGGATGATAAAACATGAAAGAAACCGTTCTGGCCTCTGCAAGtcaaagaacaagaaagagCTTATCTTGCCTCGCCGTGCTTCAAAGCGACTAGCTGGAGTTGAAGTTGGTCCAGTTCCAGAACTGAAAACAAGTACTCGAGCCCGTCGAGTTGCAACTGAACAGTCAGGGGAGGGAGCGCGCCATACAACCGAAGGCCCGTCCCTTCCTGAACACAGTTCTGATCAGA GTGAGGTGGGCAGCTTAAATCCTCCAGAATCCAAAGGTTCAGAGCAAAAAGAACAGGACTGTGATTCCACAAAAAATGAATGTATTTCAGTTCCTGCAGGTGGAGGCCTGCCAGATAAGCAATGCCTGGAAACTGGTCTGATAAAACATGAAGGGAAAAAGACCCATCTCGACCTTTGCAAATCAAAGAACAAGGTGGAGCTTATCGTTCCTCGCCGTGCTTCAATGAGACTGGCTGGAGTTGAAGCTGGTCCAGTTCCAGAAGTGAAACCAAGTACTTCAGCACGTCGATTTGCTGTTAAACAGTCAGGGGAGGGAGTATGCCATACAACTGAAGGTTCTTCCCCTGGTAATTTGCCTAGTTGTGCATTCCAGCAGCCTGATTATCATGAGGTTGAGCCAGAAAAGCATATTCAAAATGTGGAACAAGCAATTAATGGCGACGCTAAGCAAAGGTGTGCTTCTGTTTTCCCATTGGGGAGCCGAAGCAGCCCAGAAGAGCATGCAGGAAAACTTGAAACCGATTATAAGGCTGAAGAGAAGCCAGGACTTCAACCAGATTTACCTCTCGGGGATTTCTTCACAGATCCTTGCATTGCATTTGCAATAGAGACTCTCACTGGAATAGGTTTTGACAATGCCAGGAGCGATGGTGACCATTCTTCAGGAGGACTAACTACACCAAAAGATCATCATGGGGACATAGACAATAAGAGCAGTGGGAAGCAGGAAGGCGGCAACCTTTTGATTCCAGAACAATGGGGGAAAGTTGGAAAGGATGATGATGCTGGACAGAACTCAGGATCCCCTACTGAGTTGCCTTTTGGGGGTTCATGGCCCGATCCATGCATTGAATTTGCTATAAAAACTCTCACGGGTGCAATCCCATTAGACTACGATCCGCATATTGAGGAGTACTTTCAGCAGCAACTAAGCTCATCAAAAACTCAAGGAACTAGCGACTTGACCTTGAAAAATGTTGGTCTAGATAACTTCTGCCAAACGGATGATTTGTGCGAGCAGTTCTGTCATGCGGAGGTCCCTGTGCATAAGAAACAAGCGCTTTCTGAACCTCGACACACCAGGAGTGGAAGTTTACACAGTTCCAGTGGATCAGATGTAAACCAAAAGGGGAGGCAGAGACACTGA
- the LOC137721111 gene encoding F-box protein At2g17036-like: MDLVVTLINPFLWIKGRKKREDSLIDLPPLARLPEREMSVQINCTFVIKATMSTDPILDVDKCIVLVIHEHGKLTFIRLKDKDTSPWTYIDQRRNIQYQDVVHVGDKFYVVEEWGRLSSFDITTQSISNKQLVAGDSMEFDEIVKAYIVVLNDNELWMVQRGFEFNTGRVATLVRIFKLNSDKCEWVETKTLGDLAFFLGDNFSISVKASNFPGCMPNCIYFNYAYDRINSYPKNRLSDDYCVYNVESRSFSQPYTREAKKLLEKTMQPSFWVVPTLRLYYISSSVFLTSVTFMHIGSGIKLAYRKVR; encoded by the coding sequence ATGGATTTGGTCGTAACCCTTATAAATCCTTTTTTATGGATCAAAGGGCGTAAAAAGAGAGAAGATTCCCTCATTGATCTCCCACCACTTGCTCGTCTGCCTGAAAGAGAAATGTCTGTTCAGATCAACTGTACTTTTGTGATCAAGGCGACAATGTCTACAGACCCAATATTAGATGTCGATAAATGTATTGTTCTGGTCATACATGAGCACGGTAAATTGACTTTCATTAGACTCAAGGATAAAGATACATCACCATGGACGTACATTGATCAAAGACGCAATATCCAATACCAAGATGTTGTTCATGTTGGAGATAAGTTTTATGTTGTCGAAGAATGGGGTAGactttcttcttttgatattacTACTCAGTCCATCTCCAATAAACAATTGGTTGCCGGCGATTCCATGGAATTCGATGAGATAGTAAAGGCGTATATCGTGGTTTTAAATGATAACGAATTGTGGATGGTTCAAAGGGGTTTTGAATTTAATACTGGTCGTGTGGCAACGTTAGTCAGGATATTTAAATTGAATTCTGATAAGTGTGAGTGGGTTGAGACAAAAACCCTAGGTGATCTTGCTTTCTTTTTGGGTGATAACTTTTCCATATCTGTTAAGGCTTCCAATTTTCCAGGATGTATGCCAAATTGCATATACTTCAACTACGCTTATGATCGTATCAACAGTTATCCAAAAAACCGCTTAAGTGATGATTATTGCGTGTATAATGTGGAAAGTCGAAGCTTTTCGCAGCCTTATACCCGAGAGGCTAAGAAACTTTTAGAAAAGACCATGCAACCTTCATTTTGGGTCGTGCCTACCTTGCGGTTGTATTATATTTCTTCATCTGTATTCCTTACTTCTGTCACTTTTATGCATATTGGCTCCGGCATCAAGCTTGCGTACAGAAAAGTGAGATAG
- the LOC137720709 gene encoding methyl-CpG-binding domain-containing protein 13-like isoform X1, translating to MADQNSEEWLPAGWTVEVKVRKNGRRDKYYYESSSGHRFSSRAEVSRYLSTSNTSHEDKQKIEETLKRPSDDVVVEKTVAEGLPPGWIKEIRMTKKARKIRRDTHYIAPVSEKVFRSLRDVHRYLENEEPGRLNVEPSGSSDKELEDEKSSKQKLDNPSLNFNETTKDGEILNCSCNGEGPPLPEHTSDQSEVGTELGSLNPSEAKGSEQNEQDGDSTKSECISAPAGGDPPDNQCLESGMIKHERNRSGLCKSKNKKELILPRRASKRLAGVEVGPVPELKTSTRARRVATEQSGEGARHTTEGPSLPEHSSDQSEVGSLNPPESKGSEQKEQDCDSTKNECISVPAGGGLPDKQCLETGLIKHEGKKTHLDLCKSKNKVELIVPRRASMRLAGVEAGPVPEVKPSTSARRFAVKQSGEGVCHTTEGSSPGNLPSCAFQQPDYHEVEPEKHIQNVEQAINGDAKQRCASVFPLGSRSSPEEHAGKLETDYKAEEKPGLQPDLPLGDFFTDPCIAFAIETLTGIGFDNARSDGDHSSGGLTTPKDHHGDIDNKSSGKQEGGNLLIPEQWGKVGKDDDAGQNSGSPTELPFGGSWPDPCIEFAIKTLTGAIPLDYDPHIEEYFQQQLSSSKTQGTSDLTLKNVGLDNFCQTDDLCEQFCHAEVPVHKKQALSEPRHTRSGSLHSSSGSDVNQKGRQRH from the exons ATGGCGGACCAGAACTCTGAGGAATGGCTCCCAGCTGGATGGACGGTGGAGGTCAAAGTTAGAAAAAATGGCAGAAGAGACAAG TATTATTACGAATCCTCAAGTGGACATAGATTTAGTTCCAGGGCAGAGGTATCTCGCTATCTCAGCACCTCCAATACCAGTCATGAAGACAAACAGAAAATTGAGGAGACTCTCAAGCGACCTTCAGATGAT GTTGTAGTTGAGAAGACTGTAGCAGAAGGACTGCCTCCAGGATGGATCAAAGAAATCCGGATGACGAAAAAGGCTCGTAAGATTAGGAGAGATACG CATTATATTGCTCCTGTAAGTGAAAAAGTATTCCGCTCTCTCAGGGATGTGCATCGCTATCTTGAAAATGAGGAGCCAGGAAGGTTAAATGTCGAGCCGAGTGGCAGCAGTGATAAGGAATTGGAAGATGAAAAATCCTCT AAACAGAAATTAGACAACCCAAGTTTGAACTTCAACGAGACAACAAAGGATGGAGAGATACTTAATTGTTCATGTAACGGAGAAGGGCCGCCCCTTCCTGAACATACTTCTGATCAGA GTGAGGTGGGCACTGAATTAGGCAGCTTAAATCCTTCAGAAGCCAAAGGTTCGGAGCAAAATGAACAAGACGGTGATTCCACAAAAAGTGAATGTATTTCAGCTCCTGCTGGTGGAGACCCGCCAGATAACCAATGCCTGGAAAGTGGGATGATAAAACATGAAAGAAACCGTTCTGGCCTCTGCAAGtcaaagaacaagaaagagCTTATCTTGCCTCGCCGTGCTTCAAAGCGACTAGCTGGAGTTGAAGTTGGTCCAGTTCCAGAACTGAAAACAAGTACTCGAGCCCGTCGAGTTGCAACTGAACAGTCAGGGGAGGGAGCGCGCCATACAACCGAAGGCCCGTCCCTTCCTGAACACAGTTCTGATCAGA GTGAGGTGGGCAGCTTAAATCCTCCAGAATCCAAAGGTTCAGAGCAAAAAGAACAGGACTGTGATTCCACAAAAAATGAATGTATTTCAGTTCCTGCAGGTGGAGGCCTGCCAGATAAGCAATGCCTGGAAACTGGTCTGATAAAACATGAAGGGAAAAAGACCCATCTCGACCTTTGCAAATCAAAGAACAAGGTGGAGCTTATCGTTCCTCGCCGTGCTTCAATGAGACTGGCTGGAGTTGAAGCTGGTCCAGTTCCAGAAGTGAAACCAAGTACTTCAGCACGTCGATTTGCTGTTAAACAGTCAGGGGAGGGAGTATGCCATACAACTGAAGGTTCTTCCCCTGGTAATTTGCCTAGTTGTGCATTCCAGCAGCCTGATTATCATGAGGTTGAGCCAGAAAAGCATATTCAAAATGTGGAACAAGCAATTAATGGCGACGCTAAGCAAAGGTGTGCTTCTGTTTTCCCATTGGGGAGCCGAAGCAGCCCAGAAGAGCATGCAGGAAAACTTGAAACCGATTATAAGGCTGAAGAGAAGCCAGGACTTCAACCAGATTTACCTCTCGGGGATTTCTTCACAGATCCTTGCATTGCATTTGCAATAGAGACTCTCACTGGAATAGGTTTTGACAATGCCAGGAGCGATGGTGACCATTCTTCAGGAGGACTAACTACACCAAAAGATCATCATGGGGACATAGACAATAAGAGCAGTGGGAAGCAGGAAGGCGGCAACCTTTTGATTCCAGAACAATGGGGGAAAGTTGGAAAGGATGATGATGCTGGACAGAACTCAGGATCCCCTACTGAGTTGCCTTTTGGGGGTTCATGGCCCGATCCATGCATTGAATTTGCTATAAAAACTCTCACGGGTGCAATCCCATTAGACTACGATCCGCATATTGAGGAGTACTTTCAGCAGCAACTAAGCTCATCAAAAACTCAAGGAACTAGCGACTTGACCTTGAAAAATGTTGGTCTAGATAACTTCTGCCAAACGGATGATTTGTGCGAGCAGTTCTGTCATGCGGAGGTCCCTGTGCATAAGAAACAAGCGCTTTCTGAACCTCGACACACCAGGAGTGGAAGTTTACACAGTTCCAGTGGATCAGATGTAAACCAAAAGGGGAGGCAGAGACACTGA